One Periophthalmus magnuspinnatus isolate fPerMag1 chromosome 8, fPerMag1.2.pri, whole genome shotgun sequence genomic window carries:
- the cldnk gene encoding claudin k — protein MATTGMQLLGLVLSIVGWVGGFVVCVIPLWRVTAFIGNNIVTAQITWEGLWMNCIVQSTGQIQCKVYDSLLALPSDMQAARGLTVLSLLMCTLALAMGVLGVKCTKCIGINSVKARIARISGALFAIAGFLYLVPVCWTAHSIIRDFYDPHVAAPHKRELGPGLYIGWGASSLLLIGGSLLYAGSSPPGIPGSPTFSSGDSSPRRTPATQVKGYV, from the coding sequence ATGGCGACCACAGGCATGCAGCTGCTGGGCCTGGTCCTGTCCATCGTGGGCTGGGTGGGGGGGTTTGTCGTGTGTGTCATCCCTCTCTGGAGAGTCACTGCCTTCATCGGAAACAACATAGTGACGGCTCAGATTACCTGGGAAGGTCTCTGGATGAATTGTATAGTGCAGAGCACAGGGCAGATCCAGTGTAAAGTGTATGACAGTTTGTTAGCTCTGCCCAGTGACATGCAGGCGGCCCGAGGACTCACCGTCCTCTCCCTCCTGATGTGTACTCTGGCTCTGGCCATGGGGGTTCTAGGGGTTAAGTGCACTAAGTGCATTGGTATTAACAGTGTGAAAGCCCGTATCGCCCGTATTTCTGGTGCACTCTTTGCTATTGCAGGGTTCCTGTACCTTGTGCCTGTGTGCTGGACTGCTCACTCCATCATCAGGGATTTCTATGACCCACATGTGGCAGCTCCACACAAGCGCGAGCTCGGTCCTGGTCTGTACATTGGCTGGGGAGCATCATCCCTGCTCCTCATTGGGGGCTCTCTGCTTTATGCTGGATCCAGCCCCCCAGGTATCCCTGGCTCCCCCACCTTTAGCAGTGGAGACAGCAGTCCCCGTAGAACACCTGCCACACAGGTCAAAGGTTATGTctga
- the btr02 gene encoding bloodthirsty-related gene family, member 2: protein MASTISLLSEKHFLCTLCRKIFTNPVTIPCGHSFCLSCLSHFWSKHMSRYCPHCKRLFTERPDLSINHVLADVSEKYSKARPPKEPEEDTVVFDVEQMVQERLQKIERLKSCLVQQKNSFLREVRESQKTFSALVSAMEKSHKAVVTAIENRQREEEKRVDKLIKELEQEIKELTKDTSETEPTSVNEEPSDELEQSSVTVHPPVCPPEMKDWSRVTVEPDPCIGVTRRALWEMVKKIKAEVSRLSKSELKRIEKYTVDIYLSAKTAHPALSVSEDRKQVRHTDKLQEVSENPKRFDRVPNILAKESFSSGRCYWEVEVGEKIEWNLGIVRQSINRKGKFTVCPANGFWTLGLKASGQYLAYTSPVTHLALDHRTKRVGVFLDYSEGRVSFYCAESGAHIYTFDDKFTDRLHPFFSPGRLHGGKNAAPLILSSSFCSI from the exons ATGGCCTCCACCATCAGTCTCCTGTCTGAGAAGCactttttgtgtactttgtgcCGAAAAATCTTCACCAATCCTGTGACTATACCGTGTGGGCACAGTTTCTGCTTGTCCTGCCTGAGTCACTTCTGGTCCAAACATATGTCCCGATACTGCCCCCACTGTAAGCGATTGTTCACAGAGCGCCCCGATCTCAGCATCAACCATGTTTTGGCCGATGTGTCGGAAAAATACAGTAAGGCCAGGCCTCCTAAAGAACCCGAGGAAGACACTGTG GTCTTTGACGTGGAGCAAATGGTTCAAGAGAGACTGCAGAAGATAGAAAGGCTGAAGAGCTGTCTGGTGCAACAAAAG AATTCATTCCTCAGAGAGGTTCGTGAGAGCCAGAAGACCTTCTCAGCCCTGGTCAGTGCTATGGAGAAGAGTCACAAAGCCGTGGTCACAGCCATTGAAAATCGGCAacgggaggaggagaagagagtggaCAAACTCATAAAGGAACTAGAACAAGAGATTAAGGAGCTGACCAAAGATACTTCTGAAACTGAGCCAACTTCTGTTAATGAGGAGCCAAGCGATGAGTTAGAGCAAAGTTCAGTG ACTGTACACCCCCCAGtgtgtccaccagaaatgaaggaTTGGTCCCGAGTGACTGTGGAACCTGATCCTTGTATTGGGGTAACCAGACGAGCTTTGTGGGAaatggtgaaaaaaataaaggcaGAAGTCTCTAGGCTGTCTAAATCTG AACTAAAAAGAATTGAGAAATATACAG TGGACATCTATCTCAGCGCCAAAACAGCACACCCAGCACTCTCTGTGTCTGAGGACAGGAAGCAGGTCAGGCACACAGATAAGCTTCAGGAGGTGTCAGAAAACCCAAAACGTTTCGACCGCGTACCAAACATACTGGCCAAGGAGAGCTTCAGCAGTGGGAGGTGCTACTGGGAGGTGGAGGTCGGTGAGAAGATTGAGTGGAACCTAGGAATTGTGAGACAATCCATAAACAGAAAGGGCAAGTTTACAGTCTGCCCTGCAAATGGCTTCTGGACTTTGGGCCTTAAAGCCAGTGGTCAGTATCTCGCATACACCTCTCCAGTCACCCATCTGGCTCTGGATCACAGGACCAAAAGGGTGGGGGTGTTCTTGGACTACTCGGAGGGTCGGGTGTCCTTCTACTGCGCTGAATCTGGAGCCCACATTTACACCTTTGATGACAAGTTTACAGACCGACTACATCCGTTTTTCAGTCCAGGACGCCTGCATGGGGGCAAAAATGCTGCTCCCCTGATCCTCTCCTCTAGTTTTTGCAGTATCTAa
- the LOC117375374 gene encoding GTPase IMAP family member 1 produces MDKRKKGSALELRLMVVGSSGPSQFQLTNAILGREEFPKEIYSVCCSTKKNGELAGRRVAVVNGPNIYDKDITAVKRENELRRSKCLCIPGPHAFLVAFDVDNISLNDLKTPKLLKKRFGRNCVKHCMVLLAHDGPLESAVLEERVKKTNWYLRELVEKYEGRFHIFNKNWRDRSRDRELLQKIEWMVASLGSAYFSSSSFQKAEESVKKEEKRLRKKRTAEIERTWTEMGKEYIAEDLYCKRDAYTASVSAEIRAKAEMDNGWLRKSLARGLGTGLVVGAIMGALVGSIEGPWGMMLYGVIGGAVGGSAGGTAQVAIKHIENRVAPTARLNFNSIFINRFFAAPRS; encoded by the exons ATGgacaagagaaagaaag GCTCTGCTCTTGAACTGAGGTTGATGGTGGTCGGCAGCAGTGGTCCTTCCCAGTTTCAATTGACCAATGCCATATTAGGACGTGAAGAGTTCCCTAAGGAAATTTACAGCGTATGCTGCTCCACTAAGAAGAATGGGGAACTGGCTGGAAGGCGTGTAGCTGTGGTCAACGGGCCCAACATCTATGATAAAGACATAACCGCAGTTAAAAGGGAGAATGAGCTGAGAAGATCCAAATGCTTGTGCATACCTGGACCACATGCCTTTCTGGTTGCGTTTGATGTGGACAACATATCCCTCAATGACTTGAAAACCCCCAAATTACTCAAAAAGCGCTTTGGAAGGAACTGTGTGAAACACTGCATGGTTCTGCTTGCACATGATGGACCATTAGAGAGTGCTGTACTGGAGGaaagggtaaaaaaaacaaactggtaCTTGAGAGAACTCGTGGAGAAATATGAGGGtcgttttcacatttttaacaagaaCTGGCGGGACCGTAGCCGCGATAGGGAACTACTGCAGAAAATTGAGTGGATGGTGGCCTCGTTGGGGAGTGCGTATTTCTCAAGCAGCAGTTTCCAAAAGGCAGAGGAGAGTgtgaagaaagaggaaaagaggttAAGAAAAAAGAGAACAGCCGAGATCGAGAGGACTTGGACTGAGATGGGGAAGGAGTACATTGCAGAAGACTTGTATTGCAAAAGAGATGCCTACACAGCCAGCGTCAGTGCAGAGATTAGAGCTAAAGCAGAAATGGACAATGGCTGGCTCAGGAAGTCCTTGGCTCGAGGGCTGGGGACTGGACTGGTTGTAGGGGCCATTATGGGTGCTCTGGTCGGGTCCATAGAGGGGCCGTGGGGTATGATGTTGTATGGGGTGATAGGCGGAGCAGTGGGGGGCTCGGCTGGTGGGACAGCTCAggtagcaataaaacacatagagAACAGAGTGGCACCAACTGCAAGACTGAACTTCAATTCCATCTTCATCAATCGCTTCTTTGCTGCTCCTCGCAGCTGA